A region from the Chthoniobacterales bacterium genome encodes:
- a CDS encoding RNA pseudouridine synthase, with protein sequence MAHPIERTGAGQSVGADSFSVVAEGEGWIVVDKPAGLLTHPTRPDGTPTLWEGLRSLLAYEMANRGKISIITRLDRETSGLVLLAVTRECARSLGLAMQRGAIAKEYQAIVRGWPLWEETVIDAPIERQGEVRKSDVWLKRCVDERGAAALTTVQVEKRFEQRGERFALVRARPRTGRTHQIRVHLAHAGHPLVGDKIYGGRGGAAYLEFIERGWTPALADELLLPRHALHASRLEFPTSEGFRQAESGLPEDLAFFACENRK encoded by the coding sequence ATGGCGCATCCAATCGAACGCACCGGAGCCGGCCAGAGTGTCGGTGCGGACAGTTTCAGCGTTGTCGCGGAGGGCGAAGGCTGGATTGTCGTGGACAAGCCGGCAGGTTTGCTCACTCATCCGACCCGGCCGGATGGCACTCCGACTTTGTGGGAAGGACTCCGGTCGCTTCTGGCCTACGAAATGGCCAACCGCGGCAAGATTTCCATCATCACGCGCTTGGATCGCGAGACCAGCGGTTTGGTTCTGCTGGCGGTCACGCGGGAATGCGCGCGTTCTCTGGGCCTGGCCATGCAACGCGGCGCCATTGCCAAGGAATACCAAGCCATCGTGCGCGGCTGGCCTTTATGGGAGGAGACCGTGATCGACGCGCCGATCGAGAGGCAGGGTGAAGTGCGCAAGTCGGACGTCTGGCTGAAGCGTTGCGTGGATGAACGCGGGGCGGCGGCACTGACGACGGTGCAGGTGGAAAAGCGTTTCGAGCAGCGCGGCGAGCGCTTTGCCCTTGTGCGCGCGCGACCGCGCACCGGCCGGACGCACCAGATCCGAGTCCATCTCGCCCATGCAGGACATCCTCTCGTCGGTGACAAAATTTACGGCGGGCGCGGGGGCGCCGCCTACCTGGAATTTATCGAAAGGGGATGGACCCCCGCGTTGGCGGACGAACTCCTCTTGCCGCGTCACGCGCTGCATGCGAGCAGACTTGAGTTTCCCACCTCCGAGGGTTTTCGCCAGGCGGAGAGCGGGTTGCCGGAGGACTTGGCTTTTTTCGCATGCGAGAATCGTAAATGA
- the cadA gene encoding cadmium-translocating P-type ATPase: MTQCCHGKSKLQRQPVIVAAGARYICPMHPDVSQDHPGDCPKCGMALEAEGITSAQDDSELRDMTRRFVAAAVLSVPVVVLAMAHIFPGSALAHWSMGRFSLWLQAVLTTAVLFGCGWPLLFRAWRSVVNRSANMFTLIAVGTLSAWGFSMAVVVFSATSGPVYFESAAVIVALVLFGQILELRARRRTGDALRALMDLSPATAWKVDANDRADEVALETVGKGDVIRVKPGGKIPVDGTVISGHSSLDESMLTGESWPVEVVAGSKVRAGTLNLAGAIDLRAEEVGAATLLSQIVGMVAQAQRARAPVQDLADRISAVFVPAVVVSALLSFAAWMFFSGSLSSAITASVSVLIIACPCAIGLAVPVSIAVGVGRAAREGVLVRQPAALERMEKTDTICVDKTGTLTEGRPEVVECLLAPGADESLFWCLVGSLESRSGHPLAEAIAREAVKRGAEQAAVTDFHSEAGHGVSGMCRGLQVRAGTPAFVGTSDTPVHGQGARSRVDISVDGGWIGTLMLDDSVKPSARAALDELQSGGRKIVMLTGDCESVGEHVARTLGITEFYAGMTPAQKAEVVGALQSAGRVVCMAGDGVNDAPALAAADTGIAMGAGSDVAKETADLVLVHGSLQGIVRGFALGKAIMRNVRQNLFLAFAYNLLGIPLAAGVFYPLTGWLLSPIVAGAAMSLSSVSVIANALRLNRTGIGA, from the coding sequence ATGACCCAGTGCTGTCACGGTAAATCCAAGCTCCAGCGCCAGCCGGTGATCGTGGCTGCGGGTGCGCGTTACATCTGTCCGATGCATCCCGACGTTTCGCAGGATCATCCCGGTGACTGTCCGAAATGCGGGATGGCTTTGGAGGCTGAGGGCATCACGTCGGCGCAGGACGACTCCGAGCTGCGGGACATGACGCGCAGGTTCGTGGCGGCGGCCGTGTTGTCAGTGCCCGTGGTGGTCCTCGCCATGGCGCACATTTTTCCCGGTTCCGCGTTGGCGCATTGGAGCATGGGACGGTTCTCGCTCTGGCTGCAGGCGGTATTGACCACAGCGGTTCTTTTCGGATGCGGATGGCCGCTGCTGTTCCGCGCATGGCGATCGGTCGTCAACCGTTCAGCCAACATGTTCACTTTGATCGCGGTGGGGACGCTCTCTGCGTGGGGATTCAGCATGGCCGTCGTGGTTTTTTCGGCGACGAGTGGCCCCGTTTATTTCGAGTCTGCCGCGGTCATTGTTGCTTTGGTGCTCTTCGGGCAGATCCTCGAATTGCGCGCGCGCCGCCGCACAGGTGACGCACTTCGTGCTCTCATGGACCTCTCGCCGGCAACGGCATGGAAAGTTGACGCCAACGACCGGGCGGACGAGGTGGCTCTTGAGACGGTCGGCAAAGGCGACGTTATCAGGGTCAAACCCGGAGGAAAAATCCCTGTGGATGGAACTGTGATTTCGGGACATAGCTCCCTCGACGAATCCATGCTCACTGGCGAGTCATGGCCTGTGGAGGTTGTTGCCGGGTCCAAGGTGCGCGCCGGAACACTCAATCTTGCCGGAGCTATCGATTTGCGTGCGGAAGAAGTGGGAGCCGCAACCTTGCTCTCCCAAATCGTCGGCATGGTTGCGCAGGCCCAGAGGGCGCGGGCGCCAGTGCAGGATCTTGCCGATCGTATTTCTGCGGTTTTCGTCCCTGCAGTCGTTGTTTCTGCGCTGCTGTCGTTTGCCGCCTGGATGTTTTTCAGCGGATCTTTGTCTTCCGCGATCACGGCATCGGTTTCCGTCCTTATCATCGCATGCCCGTGCGCCATCGGCCTTGCCGTGCCCGTTTCCATCGCCGTGGGCGTTGGACGCGCAGCGAGGGAAGGTGTTTTGGTGAGGCAGCCCGCCGCGCTGGAACGCATGGAAAAGACCGACACTATCTGCGTGGATAAGACGGGCACGCTTACCGAAGGACGGCCCGAAGTCGTGGAATGCCTTCTTGCTCCGGGCGCGGATGAGTCGCTTTTTTGGTGCTTGGTCGGTTCCCTAGAATCGCGCAGCGGGCATCCTTTGGCCGAGGCGATTGCGCGGGAGGCGGTGAAGCGCGGTGCGGAGCAAGCTGCGGTCACGGACTTCCACTCCGAAGCGGGGCATGGCGTCAGCGGCATGTGCCGCGGCTTGCAAGTGCGCGCCGGGACGCCGGCGTTCGTTGGGACGAGCGATACTCCGGTGCACGGGCAGGGCGCGCGCTCGCGTGTGGACATTTCAGTCGATGGCGGCTGGATAGGCACGCTGATGCTGGATGATTCCGTGAAGCCGTCGGCCCGGGCAGCGCTTGACGAACTTCAGAGCGGGGGAAGGAAGATCGTGATGTTGACCGGCGACTGCGAAAGTGTCGGCGAACACGTTGCGAGAACTTTGGGCATCACGGAATTTTATGCGGGCATGACGCCTGCTCAAAAAGCAGAAGTGGTCGGCGCCCTCCAGTCGGCCGGAAGGGTGGTCTGCATGGCGGGTGATGGCGTGAACGACGCGCCTGCGCTCGCTGCGGCGGATACCGGCATCGCCATGGGAGCCGGCAGCGACGTGGCCAAGGAGACGGCTGATCTTGTGTTGGTTCACGGTTCGCTGCAGGGGATCGTGCGGGGGTTCGCCCTCGGCAAAGCGATCATGCGCAACGTTCGGCAAAATCTGTTTCTCGCGTTCGCCTACAACTTGCTCGGGATTCCTCTCGCTGCAGGAGTGTTTTACCCGCTGACCGGCTGGCTTCTCAGTCCGATTGTCGCCGGGGCGGCCATGAGCCTGAGTTCGGTGTCGGTAATCGCCAATGCCTTGCGCCTGAATCGCACCGGAATTGGGGCGTGA
- the rseP gene encoding RIP metalloprotease RseP — protein MTDYLRVAGILLEVLLLFNLIIVAHELGHFLAARWRGLVVEKFGIWFGRPLWKKTIGGVEYSLGSIPAGGFVALPQLAPMESVEGESKHDRSALPPVSAMDKIIVALSGPAASMALALLCAVLVWAVGRPVSEAESTTVIGYVVPDGPAAKAGLLPGDRILEVNNHAVTKFSGMGNMRQSVSWNVVRSEEPLVPVKFERDGVIKTVEVEPTLPVREGWGRKKLRDIGIRPAQTPMVARVFPDSPAALAGLHPRDLIVAVDNQPLRSLASLSEYLDTHKAGEPVTLTVKRDQETLAVTVIPQVPEGDSKPRIGILWDDRGLTTLVHPNPWELVVGSVRTMLDTLSAVFSPRSDIKAEHLSGPVGIMRIYYLLFESPDGWRLALWFSVVLNVNLALLNLLPIPVLDGGHIVLAIIEAVRRRPVSARVLEKVQGAFAMLIIGYMLYITFFDVVDLPWRRAPEPSAPELKFSPDKTTPAPTVP, from the coding sequence ATGACTGACTATCTGCGGGTGGCCGGGATCCTTCTGGAGGTCTTGCTGCTTTTCAACCTTATCATTGTCGCCCACGAACTCGGGCATTTTCTCGCTGCGCGCTGGCGCGGGTTGGTGGTGGAAAAGTTCGGCATCTGGTTCGGCAGGCCACTGTGGAAAAAGACGATAGGAGGGGTCGAATACAGCCTCGGATCCATTCCGGCAGGCGGGTTTGTCGCGCTGCCACAACTCGCCCCGATGGAGTCCGTCGAGGGCGAGAGCAAGCATGACCGCTCCGCTCTTCCGCCTGTCAGCGCGATGGACAAAATCATCGTCGCGCTGTCGGGTCCCGCGGCCAGCATGGCCTTGGCCTTGCTCTGCGCCGTCCTGGTCTGGGCGGTCGGTCGTCCCGTGAGCGAAGCCGAGAGCACTACGGTCATCGGCTATGTGGTCCCCGATGGTCCGGCGGCCAAGGCAGGCTTGCTGCCGGGTGACCGGATTCTTGAGGTCAACAACCACGCGGTGACCAAGTTCTCCGGCATGGGCAACATGCGGCAGAGCGTCAGCTGGAACGTGGTGCGCAGCGAAGAACCGCTTGTTCCGGTGAAGTTCGAACGCGATGGGGTCATCAAGACCGTGGAGGTCGAACCGACGCTGCCCGTCCGTGAAGGGTGGGGGCGCAAAAAGCTTCGCGACATCGGTATCCGCCCGGCCCAGACGCCCATGGTGGCACGTGTTTTTCCCGACAGCCCCGCAGCTCTTGCCGGCCTGCATCCGCGCGACCTCATCGTCGCCGTGGATAATCAGCCGTTGAGAAGTCTCGCCTCGCTCAGTGAATATTTGGACACGCACAAGGCCGGGGAACCGGTGACGCTGACGGTCAAACGCGATCAAGAAACGCTCGCCGTCACGGTCATCCCCCAGGTGCCGGAAGGCGACAGCAAACCGCGTATCGGAATTTTGTGGGACGACCGCGGCCTGACGACCCTCGTCCATCCCAATCCGTGGGAGCTTGTGGTGGGAAGCGTGCGAACAATGCTGGACACGCTGTCGGCCGTCTTTTCCCCGCGCAGCGACATCAAGGCCGAGCATTTAAGCGGGCCCGTGGGCATCATGCGCATCTACTATTTGCTGTTCGAGTCGCCGGACGGTTGGCGTTTGGCGCTGTGGTTCAGCGTCGTCTTGAACGTCAATCTGGCTCTTCTCAACCTTCTCCCGATTCCGGTGCTGGATGGCGGCCACATCGTGCTTGCTATCATCGAAGCGGTGCGGCGTCGCCCGGTAAGCGCGCGCGTTTTGGAAAAAGTCCAGGGCGCTTTCGCGATGCTCATCATCGGCTACATGCTTTACATAACGTTTTTCGATGTCGTCGATTTGCCATGGCGCCGGGCACCCGAACCGTCCGCTCCGGAGT